A window of Dorea formicigenerans contains these coding sequences:
- a CDS encoding TVP38/TMEM64 family protein, protein MRLNDRNQMAKIWNLVSLAGLLICVVLAFWAYKNGILNSVDTLQAFISKFGYGGMAIFVLIQIVQVVIPILPGGISCLGGVIFFGPWLGFLYNYIGICIGSLAAFGISRMMGRPVLHKMFSEKLIQKYDSWTEKDSRFLKLFTLAIFFPVAPDDFLCYLAGTTKMTWKQFSLVILLGKPCSIALYSLGLTTAFRMIFSV, encoded by the coding sequence ATGCGGCTTAATGATAGAAATCAAATGGCGAAAATATGGAATCTGGTTTCACTTGCCGGGTTATTGATCTGTGTAGTACTTGCATTCTGGGCATACAAAAACGGTATTCTTAATTCTGTGGATACATTACAGGCATTTATCAGTAAGTTCGGATATGGAGGAATGGCAATCTTTGTACTGATTCAGATTGTCCAGGTGGTCATTCCGATTCTTCCGGGAGGAATCAGCTGCCTGGGTGGAGTGATTTTCTTCGGACCATGGCTTGGATTTTTATATAACTATATAGGAATCTGTATTGGCTCACTGGCAGCATTTGGAATATCCAGAATGATGGGACGTCCGGTTTTACATAAGATGTTCTCGGAAAAATTGATTCAGAAATATGATTCCTGGACAGAAAAAGACAGCCGGTTCTTAAAATTATTTACACTGGCAATCTTTTTTCCGGTAGCACCAGATGACTTCTTATGTTATCTGGCAGGAACGACGAAGATGACATGGAAGCAGTTCTCACTTGTCATTTTGCTTGGAAAACCATGTTCCATTGCACTTTACAGTCTGGGACTTACGACAGCATTTCGGATGATATTCTCAGTCTAA
- a CDS encoding metallophosphoesterase, producing the protein MIWFTSDMHLGHEKALDFTCRPWNQIDEMNEGIIANINEKVKENDELYILGDYSFKITALEAAALRKKIYCKKVHLVPGNHDKDWNNKLVQGTFIVEQPITVLKIDGRKYVLSHFPMADWQSMSHESIHLHGHIHSEGSLYNEMNRMQGLYRYDVGVDANGYSPVSMEEILAWFDGVECRGRVKWKDWVDETGDKRVRRKLAGL; encoded by the coding sequence ATGATTTGGTTTACATCAGATATGCATCTCGGACATGAGAAGGCATTGGACTTCACATGTCGGCCATGGAATCAGATTGATGAAATGAATGAAGGAATTATTGCAAATATTAATGAAAAGGTGAAAGAAAATGACGAGTTATATATACTTGGGGATTATTCTTTTAAGATTACAGCTTTAGAGGCAGCAGCACTCAGAAAGAAAATCTATTGTAAAAAAGTTCATCTTGTGCCAGGAAATCATGACAAGGACTGGAATAACAAACTCGTACAAGGAACTTTTATTGTTGAGCAGCCAATCACAGTATTGAAAATCGATGGAAGAAAGTATGTCCTTTCACATTTTCCAATGGCAGACTGGCAGTCTATGTCACATGAGTCAATTCATTTACATGGTCATATTCATAGTGAGGGGAGTCTTTATAATGAGATGAATCGTATGCAGGGATTATATCGTTATGATGTCGGAGTCGATGCAAATGGATATTCACCAGTCAGTATGGAAGAAATTTTGGCATGGTTTGACGGAGTGGAATGTCGGGGCAGAGTCAAGTGGAAGGACTGGGTAGATGAGACCGGAGATAAGAGAGTGCGGAGAAAGCTTGCAGGGCTGTAA
- a CDS encoding heavy-metal-associated domain-containing protein → MIKTVLKVNGMMCGMCEAHMNDLVRKNFNVKKVTSSVKGGETVVISEENLDIPFLKKEIKEIGYELVDVHTEPYEKKGFFHFGKK, encoded by the coding sequence ATGATAAAGACGGTATTAAAGGTAAATGGCATGATGTGCGGTATGTGTGAAGCACATATGAATGATCTGGTACGCAAGAATTTTAATGTAAAGAAAGTGACTTCTTCCGTAAAAGGTGGTGAGACAGTTGTAATCAGTGAAGAGAATCTGGATATCCCATTTCTGAAAAAGGAAATCAAAGAGATTGGCTATGAACTGGTAGACGTCCATACAGAGCCATATGAGAAAAAAGGATTCTTTCATTTTGGAAAGAAATAA
- a CDS encoding glycosyltransferase yields the protein MKTYIYEGGLGIVAKSGVGSAIKHQKNMLKQADIEEAKSWKEADIVHINTVFPDSVLAACLAKMQGKKVVYYGHSTMEDFRNSFIGSNRFAPLFKKWICFCYGLGDIVITPTEYSKGLLKSYGIQKKIYAVSNGVDTEFFQSRNKEKEKQELHEKYKIPMNRKVVVSAGHLIQRKGILDFLKLAKMMPETTFIWFGGGNDSLVTQEVKEAVKKKSENVIFAGYVEAEELRNAYCGADAFAFFSYEETEGIVVLEALACEVPVVLRDIPVYKEWIQDQMQAYKVHNLEEYKHNLMHIFKEDQEELKGNARELAEQRSIRSAGERLKVVYRLSGVNVLQSTYKGLLHRSVWKQEA from the coding sequence ATGAAGACATATATATACGAAGGCGGTCTTGGTATCGTCGCAAAAAGTGGTGTGGGCAGTGCAATCAAACACCAGAAGAATATGTTGAAGCAGGCAGATATTGAAGAAGCAAAAAGCTGGAAAGAGGCGGATATTGTACACATTAATACGGTATTTCCAGATTCCGTGCTGGCAGCCTGTCTGGCAAAAATGCAAGGTAAGAAAGTCGTCTATTATGGACATTCAACGATGGAGGACTTCCGGAACTCTTTTATCGGTTCCAACCGTTTCGCACCTCTTTTTAAGAAATGGATCTGTTTCTGCTACGGTCTTGGAGATATTGTCATTACACCGACAGAGTATTCCAAAGGTCTTTTGAAAAGCTATGGAATCCAAAAGAAAATCTATGCTGTTTCCAATGGAGTAGATACGGAATTTTTCCAATCCAGAAATAAAGAGAAAGAAAAGCAGGAGCTTCATGAGAAATATAAAATTCCAATGAATCGTAAAGTGGTTGTATCAGCAGGGCATCTGATTCAGAGAAAAGGTATTCTGGATTTCCTAAAGCTGGCAAAGATGATGCCGGAAACAACCTTTATCTGGTTTGGAGGCGGAAATGACAGCCTGGTGACACAAGAAGTAAAAGAAGCAGTAAAAAAGAAAAGTGAAAATGTAATCTTTGCCGGATATGTGGAAGCAGAAGAACTTCGGAACGCCTACTGCGGAGCCGACGCATTTGCATTCTTCAGCTATGAAGAGACGGAAGGAATAGTAGTGCTGGAGGCACTTGCCTGTGAAGTGCCGGTAGTCCTGCGGGATATTCCTGTATATAAAGAATGGATTCAAGATCAAATGCAGGCATATAAAGTACATAATCTGGAAGAATATAAGCATAATTTGATGCATATTTTCAAGGAAGATCAAGAAGAATTAAAGGGAAATGCAAGAGAACTTGCAGAACAAAGAAGCATTCGAAGTGCTGGTGAAAGATTAAAAGTTGTCTATCGACTGTCTGGGGTGAATGTGCTACAATCAACTTATAAGGGTCTTCTGCATAGAAGTGTGTGGAAGCAGGAAGCATAA
- a CDS encoding glycosyltransferase family 4 protein, protein MKILITTDWYRPVINGVVTSVLNLTEQLEKRGHEVKVLTLSRNCHSYKEENVIYAGSVGMGKIYPQARVKIPVVAREYMEELLAWKPDLIHSQCEFSTFFLAKRIAGELDIPIIHTYHTVYEDYTHYFSPQKAWGRSLVQMMTRKLSDQVDAMIAPSGKIERILEGYRVSCPVSVVPSGIDTEKYRRRIDDGSREALRERYGIKKEEIVFVYVGRIAKEKNIEELLWYQKSVQNNIKLVLVGDGPYRTTLEEKAKEYQVTDSVIFTGMVSPDEVARYYQIGDLFVSASTSETQGMTYDEALAGGVPLLCRKDDCLKEVVTEGKNGWQYEKESMYLECIQKWKEFSEDEKRRMRNTAVRTADQFSKESFAKRVEKVYLAVLEERKRRNVYAA, encoded by the coding sequence ATGAAAATACTGATTACAACAGACTGGTACAGACCTGTGATAAATGGAGTTGTGACTTCCGTGTTAAATCTGACAGAGCAATTGGAAAAACGTGGTCATGAAGTAAAGGTTCTGACGCTTTCCAGAAACTGTCATTCATATAAAGAGGAAAATGTGATCTATGCAGGATCGGTAGGTATGGGAAAGATATATCCACAGGCAAGGGTGAAGATTCCGGTTGTGGCGAGAGAATATATGGAAGAGTTGCTTGCATGGAAGCCGGATCTGATTCATTCCCAGTGTGAATTCTCGACATTTTTTCTGGCAAAAAGAATTGCAGGAGAATTAGATATTCCAATCATTCACACATACCATACTGTATACGAGGATTACACACATTATTTCTCACCACAGAAAGCATGGGGCAGGAGCCTGGTACAGATGATGACAAGAAAATTATCAGATCAGGTTGATGCCATGATCGCACCAAGTGGAAAGATAGAGCGGATTCTGGAAGGCTACCGGGTAAGCTGTCCGGTCAGTGTTGTACCGTCTGGAATCGATACAGAAAAATATAGAAGACGAATTGATGATGGAAGCAGAGAGGCGCTTCGGGAACGATATGGCATAAAGAAAGAAGAAATTGTTTTCGTTTATGTTGGAAGAATAGCAAAAGAAAAGAACATTGAAGAGTTGCTTTGGTATCAAAAAAGTGTACAAAACAATATAAAACTTGTCTTAGTAGGAGACGGGCCATATAGAACTACACTGGAAGAAAAGGCAAAAGAATATCAAGTAACAGATAGTGTAATCTTTACAGGAATGGTGTCGCCAGATGAAGTCGCCAGATATTATCAGATTGGAGATCTTTTCGTCAGCGCATCAACAAGCGAGACACAGGGTATGACATATGATGAGGCGCTGGCTGGTGGAGTACCGCTTTTATGTAGAAAAGATGATTGCCTGAAAGAGGTAGTTACGGAAGGAAAGAATGGCTGGCAGTATGAAAAAGAGTCTATGTACCTTGAGTGTATACAGAAATGGAAGGAGTTCAGTGAAGATGAAAAGAGGAGAATGCGCAATACAGCAGTTCGGACAGCAGACCAGTTTTCCAAAGAGAGCTTTGCAAAGCGGGTGGAGAAGGTTTACCTGGCAGTGCTGGAAGAAAGAAAAAGACGGAATGTCTATGCGGCTTAA
- a CDS encoding helix-turn-helix domain-containing protein yields the protein MKDIGAVLKNARENKEFTQKQVMELTGINKKSLSGYENNVAEPDLQTFATLINLYGLSADEVLEISTSAPSLLLSKKEISLLSTFSKLDFQHQEETLLLLRTLSKYLTQK from the coding sequence ATGAAGGATATTGGCGCTGTCTTAAAAAATGCACGAGAAAACAAAGAATTCACTCAGAAACAAGTGATGGAACTAACCGGTATCAACAAAAAATCCCTTTCCGGTTATGAAAATAATGTTGCTGAACCAGATCTTCAAACATTCGCAACACTGATTAATTTGTATGGACTTTCGGCAGATGAAGTCTTAGAAATTAGCACTTCTGCTCCTTCTCTTTTACTTTCGAAAAAAGAAATTTCTCTTCTTTCTACGTTTAGCAAACTTGACTTTCAACATCAGGAAGAAACATTATTACTACTACGGACTTTATCAAAATACCTTACACAAAAATAA
- a CDS encoding PH domain-containing protein: protein MILAIIFLITDLFMVGIAYAVYGRTAVEGYSDGMVLGVHIRREKQEDPVLVEFMKNYKKDVRKVYLGLGISGVVICGLCFWYTSIFMCVWCVWFLCYIVGAVGVMFRNHRKLYDLKIQYRWGTSGEDTEESTAMTGVDTKTMMHSERMSLPLWYHIVLILILAVPFAFKGFRIYLGTFSENSQGWILFLTSVIVGVVFLWIAWIFKRGANRIYSESSELNFRINYLEKKSWSICFLVANICNAIAWLYLAYRMTKEEWIYNLDIIIYATVLCVPAIIAIATAMWIKKQKNVLQCEDETPMYMDDDYYWRNGWYDNPGDPRLFVQDRFNSMNYTTNVGKPAGRYMFGGICIVVVVLLFWMCIVFLRMDFTPIRLVADGAEVRITSGYTNTTMKKKEIRSVKLLKNGLPEDHYNRTNGFSDEKQLLGKFEGKKTGKCRMYVWLDQENVIEIKATDYTVFINSKDEDEMNAWYQALK from the coding sequence ATGATTTTAGCAATCATATTCTTAATAACAGATCTTTTTATGGTGGGAATTGCCTATGCAGTGTATGGAAGAACAGCAGTAGAAGGTTACAGTGATGGAATGGTTCTTGGAGTACATATACGACGTGAGAAGCAGGAAGATCCAGTACTTGTAGAATTTATGAAAAATTATAAAAAAGATGTACGGAAGGTTTATTTGGGACTTGGTATATCCGGAGTTGTTATTTGTGGATTGTGTTTCTGGTATACATCAATATTTATGTGTGTGTGGTGTGTATGGTTTCTGTGTTATATTGTGGGCGCAGTCGGTGTCATGTTCAGGAATCACAGGAAACTTTATGATTTGAAAATTCAATATAGATGGGGAACGTCGGGAGAAGATACAGAAGAAAGCACGGCAATGACAGGGGTCGATACTAAGACTATGATGCATAGTGAGAGAATGAGTCTGCCATTGTGGTATCATATTGTCTTGATTCTAATACTGGCAGTTCCATTTGCTTTTAAAGGCTTTCGAATTTATCTTGGAACGTTTTCCGAGAATTCACAGGGCTGGATTTTATTTTTGACCTCTGTAATTGTCGGCGTTGTATTTCTGTGGATTGCATGGATATTCAAAAGAGGAGCGAACCGGATTTACAGTGAGAGTTCGGAGCTGAATTTCAGAATTAATTATCTGGAAAAGAAGAGCTGGAGTATCTGCTTTCTTGTGGCAAATATTTGTAATGCGATTGCATGGCTCTATCTTGCATATAGAATGACAAAAGAAGAATGGATTTATAATCTGGATATTATTATATATGCCACAGTGCTGTGTGTACCTGCAATAATTGCTATAGCAACTGCTATGTGGATTAAGAAACAAAAAAATGTACTACAATGTGAAGATGAAACGCCAATGTATATGGATGATGATTACTATTGGAGAAATGGCTGGTATGATAATCCGGGTGATCCAAGATTATTTGTGCAGGACAGATTCAACAGTATGAATTATACAACAAACGTTGGAAAGCCGGCAGGAAGGTATATGTTCGGTGGCATTTGTATTGTAGTTGTAGTACTTTTGTTCTGGATGTGTATTGTCTTTTTAAGAATGGATTTTACACCGATTCGTCTTGTGGCAGACGGAGCGGAAGTCAGAATTACTTCCGGATATACGAATACAACTATGAAGAAAAAAGAGATTCGGAGTGTAAAATTATTAAAGAACGGACTGCCGGAGGATCATTACAACCGGACAAATGGATTTTCAGATGAGAAACAGCTGCTGGGAAAATTTGAAGGAAAGAAGACTGGAAAATGCCGGATGTATGTGTGGCTGGACCAGGAAAATGTGATTGAAATTAAGGCGACAGATTATACAGTGTTTATAAATAGTAAAGATGAAGATGAGATGAATGCATGGTATCAGGCATTAAAGTAA
- a CDS encoding ABC transporter ATP-binding protein/permease, whose amino-acid sequence MLQIQHIKKEYRTGSLVQKALDDVSLNLRDNEFVAILGPSGSGKTTLLNIIGGLDRYDSGDLIINGISTKKYKDRDWDSYRNHTIGFVFQSYNLIPHQTVLANVELALTISGVGKEERRKRAVDALEKVGLGQQLHKKPNQMSGGQMQRVAIARALVNDPEILLADEPTGALDSDTSVQVMDLLREVAKDRLVVMVTHNPELAEQYATRIVNLKDGKIRSDTDEYIMEEENLAPPEHKNMGKSSMSLLTALSLSFNNLRTKKARTLLTSFAGSIGIIGIALILALSNGVNAYIRSIEEETLSEYPLQIQSTGFDLTSMMVGMNGDSGSSDDKKSGKDKDKVKVMQVVTNMFSKMDSNDLGALKKYLDSGESKIHDYTKAIEYSYNVMPQLFRQDGDNIRQVNPDQSFSSLGLGASAGSNSLMSSMMSTNVFFEMPENTDLYEEQYDVKAGRWPKKYNECVLVLTPDGSMSDFLLYTLGLRDQVELDNMIKQFINEETIKTPENIGTYTYDDILGKTFKLVNASDYYEYDDQYQVWKDKTDNADYMKKLVEDGENVKIVGIVQSAEDAKASSLTPGINYTSDLVNHVAEQAKDSEIVKQQLANPNVNVFTGEEFGNTDGNNGFDMNSLFSIDEDALKNAFGFDSSAMNNLGSSMDLSGLDLSKAFQMDGNSMDLSGMVNLDQVEINMGNMPQMNLGDILTNLDVQVNADGMQKMLISLSEGYQEYVKSHPEADYSNLGNQIAEYLTSDQAKGIIQKYLKDILKNNGEVTITPEQIKELLTSVMSDFQSWLVEQNANPGAEEFGTYFQQYLQTGRANAIVNKWANEIFGDIDFNISSDTLQAMAKELAEGYTAYAKEKNYADPTKMAENFVNYIKTDDGKRRLNQGLSEAINMDSLQKQISTAVNSYMGQSMGAYTGAISQAISTQMTSAMSQVTTQLAGGLETVMTSAMNQIGENLQHALGGAMDFDADAFANAFQFNMTEDDLTELMMSMSGTQSASYDNNLQQLGYADFSHPSSISIYPKDFDNKEKVVEVLDHYNQQMEDEGKEEQVISYTDIVGTMMSSVTTIINTISYVLIAFVAISLIVSSIMIGVITYISVLERKKEIGILRAIGASKGNISQVFNAETFIIGLCAGLIGIGLTLLILIPGNMLIHALAGNNQVSAVLPVAPAIVLIFLSVVLTLLGGLIPSRKAAKSDPVTALRTE is encoded by the coding sequence ATGCTTCAAATACAACACATCAAAAAAGAGTACCGGACTGGAAGTCTGGTACAGAAGGCTCTGGACGATGTGAGTCTGAATCTGAGAGATAATGAATTCGTAGCAATCTTAGGTCCCAGTGGTTCCGGTAAAACCACGCTTCTGAATATTATCGGAGGACTGGACCGCTATGACAGCGGAGATCTTATCATCAATGGCATTTCCACAAAAAAATATAAGGACAGAGATTGGGATTCGTACCGTAATCATACGATTGGTTTTGTATTCCAAAGTTACAATCTGATCCCGCATCAGACGGTGCTTGCGAATGTTGAGCTGGCATTGACAATTTCGGGAGTCGGGAAGGAAGAACGAAGAAAGCGTGCAGTGGATGCACTGGAGAAGGTGGGTCTTGGGCAGCAGCTTCATAAGAAGCCGAACCAGATGTCGGGAGGCCAGATGCAGAGAGTTGCAATTGCAAGAGCGCTGGTCAATGATCCGGAGATCCTGCTTGCAGATGAGCCGACCGGAGCACTGGACAGTGACACCAGTGTGCAGGTCATGGATCTTCTTAGAGAGGTAGCGAAAGACCGTCTGGTCGTTATGGTCACACATAACCCGGAACTGGCAGAGCAGTATGCGACCAGGATCGTCAATCTGAAAGATGGAAAGATTCGTTCGGATACCGATGAATATATTATGGAAGAGGAAAATCTGGCACCGCCGGAGCATAAGAATATGGGGAAATCTTCCATGTCTCTTCTGACGGCACTGTCACTGAGTTTTAATAACTTAAGGACAAAGAAAGCAAGAACTCTTCTGACTTCTTTTGCAGGATCTATTGGAATTATCGGGATTGCATTGATTCTGGCTCTTTCAAATGGAGTCAATGCTTATATCCGGTCTATTGAGGAGGAGACATTGTCTGAATATCCACTGCAGATACAAAGTACCGGATTTGATCTCACTTCCATGATGGTGGGTATGAATGGGGATTCCGGAAGCAGTGATGATAAGAAAAGTGGAAAAGATAAAGATAAGGTAAAGGTCATGCAGGTAGTCACCAATATGTTTTCAAAGATGGATTCCAATGACCTTGGTGCTTTAAAAAAATATCTGGACAGTGGTGAATCTAAGATTCATGACTATACAAAAGCAATAGAATATTCTTACAATGTGATGCCGCAGTTGTTCCGACAGGACGGTGACAATATTCGTCAGGTCAATCCGGATCAGTCATTTTCCTCATTGGGACTTGGTGCATCTGCAGGTTCGAATAGTCTGATGTCCTCCATGATGAGTACTAATGTGTTCTTTGAGATGCCGGAAAATACGGATCTCTATGAAGAACAGTATGATGTAAAAGCCGGAAGATGGCCGAAAAAATATAATGAATGCGTTCTTGTACTGACGCCGGATGGTTCTATGAGCGACTTCTTATTATATACATTGGGACTCAGAGACCAGGTTGAACTCGATAATATGATTAAGCAGTTCATCAACGAAGAGACGATAAAAACGCCTGAAAACATCGGAACTTATACTTATGATGATATTTTGGGAAAGACATTTAAACTGGTAAATGCTTCAGATTATTATGAATATGACGATCAATATCAGGTGTGGAAAGACAAAACTGACAATGCGGATTACATGAAAAAACTGGTCGAAGACGGTGAGAATGTAAAAATTGTGGGAATCGTGCAGTCAGCTGAAGATGCGAAGGCTTCATCACTGACACCGGGAATTAACTATACCTCAGATCTTGTAAATCATGTGGCAGAACAGGCAAAAGACAGCGAGATTGTAAAACAGCAGCTTGCGAACCCGAATGTAAATGTATTTACCGGGGAAGAATTTGGCAATACAGATGGGAACAATGGATTTGACATGAATTCTCTGTTCAGTATAGATGAGGATGCTCTGAAAAATGCATTTGGTTTTGACAGCAGCGCCATGAACAATCTTGGAAGTTCCATGGATCTGTCGGGACTTGATCTTTCCAAGGCATTTCAGATGGACGGAAATTCTATGGATTTGTCCGGTATGGTGAATCTGGATCAGGTAGAAATCAACATGGGCAATATGCCACAGATGAATTTGGGGGATATTCTTACGAATCTGGATGTACAGGTCAATGCGGATGGCATGCAGAAAATGTTAATTAGCCTTTCGGAAGGGTATCAGGAATATGTAAAGAGTCATCCGGAAGCAGATTATTCCAATCTTGGAAATCAGATTGCAGAATATCTGACTTCCGATCAGGCAAAGGGCATTATTCAGAAATATTTGAAAGACATTCTGAAAAATAACGGGGAAGTTACGATTACACCAGAGCAGATTAAGGAACTGTTGACCAGCGTGATGAGTGATTTTCAAAGCTGGCTTGTAGAGCAGAACGCTAATCCGGGCGCAGAGGAATTTGGAACATACTTCCAGCAGTATCTACAGACCGGGCGTGCCAATGCAATTGTAAATAAATGGGCTAATGAAATATTTGGAGATATAGATTTCAACATTTCCAGTGACACACTGCAAGCTATGGCAAAGGAACTGGCAGAAGGTTATACTGCATATGCAAAGGAAAAAAATTATGCAGATCCGACAAAGATGGCAGAGAACTTTGTGAATTATATAAAGACGGATGATGGAAAGAGACGCCTGAATCAGGGACTTTCAGAGGCAATCAATATGGATAGTCTCCAAAAGCAGATCAGTACGGCCGTGAATAGCTATATGGGTCAGTCCATGGGTGCATATACCGGTGCCATTTCTCAGGCAATCAGTACACAGATGACATCTGCTATGAGTCAGGTGACCACGCAGCTTGCCGGTGGACTTGAAACGGTTATGACATCTGCCATGAATCAGATAGGAGAAAATCTGCAACATGCACTTGGAGGTGCTATGGATTTTGATGCGGATGCATTTGCAAATGCATTCCAGTTCAATATGACGGAAGATGATCTGACGGAACTTATGATGTCCATGTCTGGGACACAGAGCGCTTCCTATGATAATAATCTGCAGCAGCTCGGATATGCAGATTTCAGTCATCCGAGTTCCATTTCCATTTATCCAAAAGACTTTGATAACAAAGAAAAAGTGGTAGAGGTTCTGGATCATTATAATCAGCAAATGGAAGACGAGGGAAAAGAAGAGCAGGTGATTTCTTATACAGATATAGTAGGAACAATGATGTCATCCGTGACCACTATTATCAATACAATCAGTTATGTATTAATTGCATTTGTGGCAATTTCCCTGATCGTATCATCGATTATGATTGGAGTTATTACCTATATTAGTGTACTGGAGCGAAAGAAAGAGATTGGTATTTTAAGAGCTATCGGAGCATCCAAAGGAAATATCTCGCAGGTATTTAATGCGGAGACATTTATCATCGGACTCTGCGCCGGACTCATTGGTATCGGACTGACACTTCTGATATTGATTCCGGGAAATATGCTGATCCATGCGCTTGCAGGTAATAATCAGGTCAGCGCGGTACTTCCAGTCGCACCGGCGATTGTTCTGATTTTTTTAAGTGTCGTACTTACATTACTTGGCGGATTGATCCCTTCCAGGAAGGCAGCCAAGAGCGATCCGGTGACCGCACTTCGAACGGAATAG
- a CDS encoding GntR family transcriptional regulator, giving the protein MIIKINTKSETPIYLQLRNEVVKGIGKGEFEIGESLPTVRQMAMELGVNTMTVSKAYQLLKTEGFIETDRRKGTVVCNLRDSRRSSDGEFQEKLADELELLSAEATIRGMDQNDFMDLCRKAFQGMEVAFS; this is encoded by the coding sequence ATGATTATTAAGATCAATACAAAATCAGAGACACCGATTTACCTGCAGCTACGTAATGAGGTTGTGAAGGGAATCGGAAAAGGTGAGTTTGAGATTGGTGAATCATTGCCAACTGTCCGTCAGATGGCTATGGAACTTGGGGTAAATACAATGACCGTCAGTAAAGCATATCAGTTATTAAAGACAGAAGGTTTTATCGAGACTGACCGGAGAAAGGGAACTGTTGTCTGTAATTTACGGGATTCTAGAAGAAGTTCAGATGGAGAATTTCAGGAGAAGCTTGCAGATGAACTGGAGCTTCTGAGCGCAGAGGCAACGATTCGAGGCATGGATCAAAATGATTTTATGGATTTATGCCGTAAGGCATTTCAGGGAATGGAGGTTGCATTTTCATGA
- a CDS encoding DUF6472 family protein yields the protein MAKTTQRGSCETCTYYTYDEEYESYMCDVNMDEDEYMRLISDQHYQCPYYRNGDDYRIVRHQM from the coding sequence ATGGCAAAGACCACTCAGAGAGGTAGTTGTGAGACTTGTACGTATTATACATATGATGAAGAATATGAAAGCTATATGTGTGATGTGAATATGGATGAGGATGAATATATGCGTCTGATTTCTGACCAGCATTACCAGTGCCCGTATTATCGAAATGGGGATGATTACCGCATTGTAAGACATCAGATGTAA